The following proteins are encoded in a genomic region of Xenopus laevis strain J_2021 chromosome 3L, Xenopus_laevis_v10.1, whole genome shotgun sequence:
- the gnrh1.L gene encoding progonadoliberin-1 produces the protein MKAFPTFALLFLVLLFSAHVSDAQHWSYGLRPGGKRDTESLQDMYHETPNEVALFPELERLECSVPQSRLNVLRGALMNWLEGENRKKI, from the exons ATGAAAGCCTTTCCCACCTTTGCTCTTCTGTTCCTGGTCCTCCTGTTTTCTGCCCACGTTAGTGATGCCCAGCACTGGTCCTATGGTCTCCGGCCTGGAGGGAAGAGGGACACTGAAAGTCTCCAGGACATGTACCATGAG ACACCCAATGAGGTTGCCTTGTTCCCGGAACTCGAGCGTCTGGAATGTTCCGTCCCCCAAAGCAGACTCAACGTACTGAGAGGAGCGCTG ATGAACTGGCTGGAAGGAGAGAACAGAAAGAAGATCTGA